From the genome of Palaemon carinicauda isolate YSFRI2023 chromosome 36, ASM3689809v2, whole genome shotgun sequence:
TGTTACATTCATTCTATTACTTTTCCCACATGGTGTTACACTCCTTCTATTAGTTTTTCCACATGGTGTTACACTCCTTCTATTAGTTTTTCCACATGGTGTTACACTCCTTCTATTAGTTTTTCCACATGGTGTTACACTCCTTCTATTAGTTTTCCCACATGGTGTTACACTCCTTCTATTAGTTTTTCCACATGGTGTTACACTCCTTCTATTAGTTTTCCCACATGGTGTTACACTCATTCTATTAGTTTTTCCACATGGTGTTACACTCCTTCTATTAGTTTTCCCACATGGTGTTACACTCATTCTATTAGTTTTTCCACATGGTGTTACACTCCTTCTATTAGTTTTTCCACATGGTGTTACACTCCTTCTATTAGTTTTTCCACATGGTGTTACACTCCTTGTATTAGTTTTTCCACATGGTGTTACACTCCTTCTATTAGTTTTTCCACATGGTGTTACACTCATTCTATTAGTTTTTCCACATGGTGTTACACTCCTTCTATTAGTTTTTCCACATGGTGTTACACTCATTCTATTAGTTTTTCCACATGGTGTTACACTCATTGTATTAGTTTTTCCACATGGTGTTACATTCATTTTATTCGTTTTTCCACATGGTGTTACATTCATTCTATTAGTTTTTCCACATGGTGTTACATTAATTCTATTCGTTTTTCCACATGGTGTTACATTCATTTTATTAGTTTTCCACATGGTGTTACATTAATTCTATTCGTTTTTCCACATGGTGTTACATTCATTTTATTAGTTTTCCACATGGTGTTACATTAATTCTATTCGTTTTTCCACATGGTGTTACATTCATTTTATTAGTTTTCCACATGGTGTTACACTCATTCTATTAGTTTTTCCACATGGTGTTACATTAATTCTATTAGTTTTTCCACATGGTGTTACATTAATTCTATTAGTTTTCCACATGGTGTTACACTCATTCTATTAGTTTTTCCACATGGTGTTACACTCATTCTGTTAGTTTTTCCACATGGTGTTACATTCATTTTATTAGTTTTCCACATGGTGTTACACTCATTCTATTAGTTTTCCACATGGTGTTACATTAATTCTATTAGTTTTTCCACATGGTGTTACATTCATTTTATTAGTTTTCCACATGGTGTTACACTCATTCTATTAGTTTTTCCACATGGTGTTACATTAATTCTATTAGTTTTTCCACATGGTGTTacattaattttattagtttttccaCATGGTGTTACACTCATTCTATTAGTTTTTCCACATGGTGTTACACTCATTCTATTAGTTTTTCCACATTGTGTTACACTCCATTCTATTAGTTTTTCCACATGGTGTTACACTCCATTCTATTAGTTTTTCCACATGGTGTTACACTCCATTCTATTAGTTTTTCCACATGGTGTTACactcattttattaatatttccacaTGGTGTTACACTCATTCTATTAGTTTTTCCACATGGTGTTACGTTCATTTTATTAGTTTTCCACATGGTGTTACACTCCATTCTATTAGTTTTTCCACATGGTGTTACACTCCATTCTATTAGTTTTTCCACATGGTGTTACACTCCATTCTATTAGTTTTTCCACATGGTGTTACactcattttattaatatttccacaTGGTGTTACACTCATTCTATTAGTTTTTCCACATGGTGTTTCATTAATTCTATTAGTTTTTCCACAGGGTGTTACATTCATTTTATTAGTTTTTCCACATGGTGTTACACTCATTCTATTAGTTTTTCCACAAGGTGTTACACTCATTCTATTAGTTTTTCCGCATGGTGTTACACTCATTCTATTAGTTTTTCCACATGGTGTTACATTCATTCTATTAGTTTTTCCACATggtgttttttattagtttttccaCATGGTGTTACACTCATTCTATTAGTTTTTCCACATGGTGTTACAATCATTCTATTAGTTTTTCCACATGGTGTTACACTCGTTCTATTAGTTTTTCCACATGGTGTTACACTCGTTCTATTAGTTTTTCCACATGGTGTTACACTCATTCTATTAGTTTTTCCACATGGTGTTACAATCATTCTATTAGTTTTTCCACATGGTGTTACACTCGTTCTATTAGTTTTTCCACATGGTGTTACACTCATTCTATTAGTTTTTCCACATGGTGTTACAGTCAATTCTATTAGTTTTTCCACAGGGTGTTACATTCATTCTATTACTTTTTCCACATGGTGTTACATTCATTCTATTAGTTTTTCCACATGGTGTTACACTCATTCTATTAGTTTTTCCACGTGGTGTTACACTCATTCTGTTAGTTTTTCCACATGGTGTTACATTCATTTCATTAGTTTTCCACATGGTGTTATACTCATTATATTAGTTTTTCCACATGGTGTTACATTAATTCTATTCGTTTTTCCACATGGTGTTacattaattttattagtttttccaCATGGTGTTACACTCATTCTATTAGTTTTTCCACATGGTGTTACACTCATTCTATTAGTTTTTCCACATGGTGTTACACTCATTCTATTAGTTTTTCCACGTTACATTCAGACCGTACCGTGAGAGGCCGTGCTATTAGCGATATTTATAGGTATTTATTCACATTTATATAACATagcatagaaagaacaaaaagtgaaAATTCTTCCCCCCCCCCTGTTTTGTAACTGATTTGTGGGTCATGAAATCTGAAAAAGatttatatgtatgcagtatacagTTACTGATTTTGCTATGCAGTTTCATTTTCTATAACTTTATGCTTTTGTCGTTTCAGTTAAGGTGCACTTATATAATTATGATTTCAccttaaaatcttgaaaaataaaacttaGACTAAAATCACCAcagcatactattattattatttttattattattattattattagccaagctgcaaccctagttggaaaagcaagaggctatgagcccaagggcaccaagagggaaaaatagcccagtgaggaaaggaaacaaggaagtaaataaacaatattcagaagtaatgaaaaattaagataaaatatttgtaaaaaaatattaacatcaaaacattaaaaagatttgtgacagtctgttcaacataaaaacatttactgcaagtttgaacttttgaagttctattgattcaactacccgataaggaatatcattccacaacttggtcacagctgttatATGAAGAAGGGAAGGGAAAGCTGAAACTTGTATATAAAAGTGAATTTTCTAGTAATTGTTCATGTATCATTTAATACCAAGTATTAGAACATAATTACAACATCTCTTGAGTTATATTAATGATGTTTTTCTTCACATTTCAGGTAGTCAAATTAGCTAGTGAAACATTTAATTATACAAGAATAGACAGAGAAAAATCAAGAGCCAAGAAGATGGTGTCTGAAAGATTCCCAAAGGTCGGCAGGCATTTCCACAGGATCGGTCTGCCGCCCAAAGTTGGTTCCTTTCAGGTGTTTGTAGAGGTGAGTCTCACGATTGTGCTGTTCCTCATGGTCATTGATCCTTTATTTGTTTCGACAGAATTGTTCAAATTAACCAGTACTAGTTTTTAAAACTTAACCAATAGTAGTACTCTACTTTTTTACATTATTTGGAAGTCCAATGATTTGTTGGAATGGTATCTGTTGATGCTTATTGATGCCAGATGATATTTTGAAACTAATAGTAATTTATTCAGCTGTACgataataaatgatataaaatcgTTTCTTCTATAGTTTTTATGCAATATGAGTTAAGAGTAAGATTTCTAAGGGGGCCCTGATTTGGTGAGAGTTCGTCCTCCGATGCTTAACTAGCTCTTATTTGTTTGGTTTAGTCTGCATTGTTTAATTATACAGGAAATTTTATTAATTACTTTACAGTAATACAGTTGTAGATTTTTAAATAACCTTTAAATTCCACAGGTGACGATTTTGAAGATCTTATCATTCTTGGATTCTGACCTGTAATTCCTTAGATAAACATTAACTAGACCCATGTATAATATTCATTGTTCTTTCTTTCATTAATTTCATCATTTTCCTAGCTGGTTTCAGCACaccacatttttttatttttttctcaagattTTTTGTTTTACAGGAACAAGAATACATTATAGTGATGCATAGTACTGTAGTACAGTTGTGTACAGTATTGGTCTGTGacagttattagaaaaaaaaacttgattgaaTATGGATTTGATGCTTGATCTTTGGTGATAAATATTTTCTAGTTGTCAGTATACGGAACACTTTTATAGCGtaattaactcttttacccccaaaggacgtactggtacgtttcacaaaactcatctctttacccccatggacgtaccggtacgttcttgcaaaaaactgctttttatttttatttttattttgtatattttttataattttttgagaaacttctgccattttccaagagaatgagaccaacctgccctctctatgacaaaaattaaggctgttagagcaatttaaaaaaagtatactgcaaaatgtgcttgaaaaaaataacccctgggggttaagggttggaaggtTCTAAATAGCCCTGGGGGTAAAACGGTTAACAAATGAATACAGGTGAAATGAAACTGAAAATGTCAttagaaagctcaataaattttctGATGTGGCAATTATGGTTACATGAACAAATAACGTCAAAGTGTGTCGTCAGACTCCTTAAGTTATCTCGATAGTTGTTCCTTCAATAACAAACCTGACAttatttattagggattatctggcgagaggtagccattagactttaaattGAGGTGGCAATCCTACCTGACCACTTTATTGGGGAGGGTAGGGGGTGGCTGGGGGCACCCAGCCTCCTACATTATATCTACTCACAGCTCGGTGAGCTACATCACTTTTTTTTTGTTTGGCTGTTAGAGAACGGACATCTCCGCTCTCTCCTCCTCAAGGCTAAGTTAAACAGCCTAATCGCTTTATGCTCAATCTTTCCCTTTTTCAGGTGTGACTTCTCTCTCTGACGCTCGCACGAGTACCTACCCTGGTCGTCTGAGACAGACTCGCACTCGCTGTGCCAGACTTGCAAGGAGTATCGTTGCGAggagggagtggcctgcctccctgTGGGAGAAATTTGGATGTCGTAGGAAGAAGcctaagatatctctctctctctctctctctctctctctcctcctcctcctcctcctcctcctcctcctcctcctcctcctcctcctcctcctcctcctcctcctcctcctcctcctcctcctcctcctcctcctcctcctcctcctcctcctcctcctcctcctccccccccgcACGACGAAAAGACCTTAGCATCCTCTTCCTCACACTCCTAGATCTCTTTCTGAAGCTTCTCTACGCATTATTTCCTCCAGGGAACAGTCGAGTAGGAACACAGACCATTTGACTCTATGGCAACCTCGGGGTACCCGGGGGAGGGTTGTTGCTTCCCTTAAAGGAGCACCTTCAAATCCGGCTGCTGGGGAACCATTTTCCCTTTCAGTTGTGCTTCAGGCGTGGCCATCCTTGAGAGTGTCTGCACCCCCTTCTAAGCAGGTTCTCCCCCTCAGTGTGGTTGCTGGAGAGACCCTTCACCAGTTATTTCAGCAGCTGATGCCCTTGATGTTTGCGAGGTCCATCTCTCCCCCACTCCTGCCCCCACCACACGTTCCCGATGTCAGCACTCCCGTTCGCCCATCCGATGGCCTCCTGCTGACAAAGTCTTTACTACATCTCCGGATTACGTCGTTGCCTAACAATCCGCAGCCTCTTATCTCAACTTACAGGCAATGTTGCAGGTCACGTGTTCGTTTGCCTGCTGCGGATTCTGTGACACTGATTATCCTGTGGACAGCTCAACATCTCGCCATTCACCAGAACGAGACTAGTCACCTTCTCATCCCTCCAGACGATAATCTTCAGGGGGTCGTTCGCAACGCTTCCAGGATCGCCAAAAAAATCGCAGGTCATCACAATCTCTACAATCTTCCTCTAGAAGACGCTCTCCTTCACAAGCTTTACGCTTATGCTCACGAGCCAAGTGCTCAAAATTCATAGATCCCAGGTCATCACGATCTTGGCCTTTTCCAAGAAGGCGTTCCCCTTCATGAGCTAAaagctcacgatcacgagctagacACTCACGATCAAGATCTGAATGCTCATGAGCTACGTGCTCACAATCACGAGCTAGACGCTCACGATGACGATCAAAACGATCCTCTTCACAAGGATGACGTAGACACTTTGGCTAGGGGAACAGTGCCAAGGgtctctgcaagctggcctcatcCTGTGCAGATAATAACCATTTTTCTTGTGAATCCTAGTATACCGGTATTTCACATCCCCCAATGCTTCTCGCGAGGTAATCATTGGGCAAACGTTTATATATGTATGGGCCGCTATCAATACAACATTTGTTTTTGAGTAGTTAGGTGTCGAGGTTTTCCTCTAGTTACAGTCTAATGCTGTACAGAGAAAACCCGGGTCAATGGCTAAGTTGGAGGTCGAACATACCACCCTCCtaagggtgagtcatccctaataaataACGTATGGTTTGTTATTGAAGGAAAAAATGAGAttcggaaataatttttatttttctaatataaacCTGTAGATTTATACAAACTCCTGCCAACACCTGTGCCCCAATAAATCTTGGCTGCAATaaaaaagtgacgtagctcaccGAGCTGCGAGTAGaaataggtggctgggtacccagCCAGCCATCCCCTACCCTCCATACTAAAGTGATAGGAtaaggttgccacctcgcattatCTAATGGGTACCTTCCTGCTTTTCTGAAAGATAATGCATAATAGAGAACTGCAGGtttgtattaggaaaaatacaaattatttctaaatttgtcatatttgtttttttcattctcACAGTTACTCTAATCTTcaagttcttttttattttgtggTCTAgtcgaaatgatgatgatgatgatgatagattttTTCCTATTACAGTAATTTCAATTTTGTTGGGGTGCAAAGTAAGTTTCCTGTGGGAGAGTAAAGTAGTCTAAAGTATATTGTATACCATGCTCAGTTagatgttaatttttatttttttaatattacaggGATTTAAAGATGCAGACTATTGGCTACGGCGGTTCGAGGCCGAGCCCCTGGGTGAAACAACAAGTCGACAATTTCAGCTGCAGTTTGAGCGCTTAGTTATCTTAGATTATATCATCAGAAACACAGATAGAGGCAATGATAATTGGTTAATAAAGTATGACAAGCCTGAATTAGAAGACACAGGAGACGGAGAAGTAAGTtggatttcttttttttaccttaggTGAAATTTTGTTTATTAATGTGAACCCATTTGGCTAACGGAATAGTCTGTGGGAAGTTCAAAGCCGTTGCCCGGTTGTGAGCCTATTTTCAGGTACAATGccatttaattaaaaaatatttttgaagtaaATTTGAATGAATGAGAGAATATTTTACCGGCGGTATATCTTGTCAATCTGTTTGCCAATAGTTATACTCTTAtaaacggatgagcaacctggtggagttaTGAGAACTTTAGGTGTAGGAAATACCCCCTTAAAtcttgaagtcactggcagcaggaggGACGAATTGGGTGTAACgtgatagacaagctgtctcttcggcttcaACATCgtatgcctggcggatgatcttactggaattagtatggaccggcaggggtcacttgcctttgataggcactgcgtatcacaaggaactggctattctttcatgaatctagccaatgaattctcatTGGATTTAGTCAGTCTGGAAAGAGAAGgtgacagaatggcccctagtcctGGGAGTagaggggtgctaagaatctcccggtttacaaatactaaagaaaaatggaaaattggtgattggaatgttagaaccatgaatcagattggtaagttacaagtggagagagaatttatgaaatatagtttggatatcttggccctaagttaaacaagttgtaaggggattggtaagaaaacattagaccaagacaatatatatatctatccaggaaggacaaatggagttggaagaaaaggggtatgtataatgatgacaccaagagcagaaaaggcattaacagaatggagggctgtaaatagtagattgctacttggcatagtttaaatcaaagcagtgcaatatcagTACAGTATTATACAGTTAACTCCCCCGTTAACGGAAGGTTTATGTTCCTGGAGAGGTAGGGTTAACGGCACATAATTTCTCCATGAGAAATAATGGTATTGGCTGGTGTTACATTCCTGGACGTTGGGAGTGTTTATATTTTGGGATTTTGTTACCATGAAACTTTAACAAACACattattgatatacagtatttgAAGGTTACAGAAACAATAGAAACACTCATTCTTACTctacttgtatttattttatagtaaaataagttaAAAGCCATGCACATCACACCATGACGCATTACTCATCACCACTGTCGCCTGCCTTgctcccgtccccccccccccctctctctctctctctctctcctctctctctctctctctctctctctctctctctctctctctctctctctctctcttttttttttttttccttttgatatcatgattatatatttacaatgaattttatatcctaagtaaattttaaagttaaaaaaacgcAATAAATAGAACTATTGTATGTATGAACGCACAATGGTATGACGTATGCTCATGGAAAATATTagggatttatttttcttttatttttgtaaataaataccagatcgtaacatttttccttttagtcttatgattaaaattgttataTCAATAAGTACTTATTTAAGTCAAAATTAACTACTGTGTGGAAAGTAAGAACATACAGTGCTACTACATGTGCATATTAAACGCATTAgcgatttattttctttcatttcagtaaataaataacagatcgtaacacatttttccttttagtctaatggTTATTTATCTACAATTAAGTTTATATCAGTAAGTACACATTAAAGTTGAAAAACAAGAAACAGTACAGTACTTTCTGGTATGTAGGGATGCGCAATGCTACTAACAcatacactctcactctctctctctctctctctcaggtgccttACTTTACACacagaacagatttaacagaaatatTGGTTTCTTTAGAACTTGTCAGATAAGTACTACACACACTATAAATTTTACTGTGCTTATATCTATGTTCGATTATACGCAGGGATTAAGACGTCGTTCAATTTCGTCAGCTAATCTGTAGCTTTAGCCGACAACATCATGTACATGAACTGAAAGACGTCTAGAATAATCTTGGTTTTTGATGTTATCTGAACTTTATGTAATAAATTTTGTACTTTTCTATTAATAGTTCAATATGTATTTTAACAGCAGCAATTACAGATTGTTTTTATCTTGGTTTTGTTGTCAGGTGTTTTCAAGGTTCCGGCGGTATCATGATTATGCTCACATGTAGTTAACAGAGTATTGATAATACGATTTTGCTCCCTATCGCGTAATCCTTGGAAGAAAGAACACTGTTAAACGAACTGGCGGCCAGTTTCTTATCAAAATGTGTATCGAACAACAACAGACGAATCGGCTGTTTATGCCGACGATCCACAACCATTTACATATgcgatgtaaacaaagatattgaatataaatattggtaaatgtaacaattaaatttattttttactattacaatataatttaaaattaaattacttttttggtTCTGCATTAGAAATAAAATTTGTAAGCTTAAAGCTTAAATagattcttctctcctctctctctctctctctctctctctctctctctctctctcacacacacacgggAAATTCAACTCGTGTAACATCGAACATTTCTTGTCAAGGGTATATATCAATGAATTTGAACTTGTGTAATTTTGAAATAGTCTTAACGGAGAGTTAAGTGTATTTGATaggccttgatcttagtgctgccttaGGCTGTGAATCATGAAGCCATTGTTTTTAAATTtagaacagttgggagtaggttagTCTTTCCTTaactttattattgaatttttaagtaatagattgcagagagtagttgatgggcaccacagtgactaTACaagattgtaatattttgtattccTGACGGTAGTGTTCTCGGCTCAATAATTTTTGTACTACTTGCACGTCTTGTGTGGTGTCCCCTATAAGACTAACTTGTTCCGTAGGGAGATAATGCTTCTCTTTCTGCATAAATTTCATTTCATGATTGTAGACCTGTGGTTGCCGAGTCTTAATCGAGATttggataaaattagtgcatggggcaagaAGTCAAATCTTAATCATTATGATTGTAGTAGATCGAGGATGATTCGTCAACATTCAGATTTTTGTATTGATGATCCTTCTAACTATAAACAGTTTGTTTTAAATTCTttgtataattattttgtttttgtacaaTTAAGAATTATAGAGTGGCTGCTTTAAGGCGGTAATTGGTTTTGCAGGACTGGTCGTTGGTGAAGCCTCCTGAAGTCAAGGTAGCAGCAATTGATAATGGTTTAGCATTCCCCTTTAAGCATCCTGATTCGTGGCGAGCTTACCCGTATCACTGGGCTTGGCTACCCTGGGCCAAGGTTCCTTTCAGTCAAGAGACCAGGGATCTTGTTCTCCCGCTGTTATCTGACATGAACTTTGTGCAAGAGCTGTGTGATGACATGAAAAACTTGTTTGGGGTAAGTGCAGCAACATTTTGTTTGTATGTTGATAAAACACTAAAGGTTACATTTACACTTAGATTGCATtggattttattttatatcttgatCGATCACAGGGACAAAAGTTTCGACTATCACATTTGAGCATCAGATGTCCATGATGTTGGCACAGATATTAGCTTTAATTAAAGCTCTCATATTAGATGTCTATTGAAGTTGATTTTGTATCTTGATCAATTACAGACAGACAAAGGTTTCGACCGTCACATCTTCGAACGTCAGATGTCCGTGATGAGGGgacaaattttgaatttaactcAAGCCCTCAGGGATAGCAAGAGTCCAGTACAGTTAGTGCAGATGCCAGCAGTCATCGTAGAAAGGTATGTTTCAAAAGTTCATTGCCCATTTTATATTTGATCATTAGTAATTGCATAAATTAACTAAGTGTATAATGCTTCTTACCATCActcaactttatttttttcttaatttctttaattACCATATGCTTCAGAAAGGAAGGTATCAATTTATAAACTGGTACCTGTGAATGCGTTCTTACTTCTGAAAAGACGGGATTATAGGTCTGTATTACCATGTTGTGaggtttttaaatattttcctgTAAATTGTAACAAGGTGACCTTTGGGATGGTTCCAGCCCCGAAATAGttgtcaaattattattaaaaaactaaaaaaaaaaagtttaaatcagTTGAGATCTAAGTTGaataaaaaaagtttaaatcaGTTGAGATCTAAGTTGAGAACTTGGATGTATTAGTTTCACATTTCTTGTTGTTAGAAACCTTTTTAGGTTGGTTATTGACTGGGAAAATTTGAGTACCCTCAGGATTATAACCgcaaagaaatatggaaaaaagcTGATTGAACTTCGGTGTATAAATGTAATTTTGCTATTACAGTATAAGCTGATTGAACTTTGGTGTATAAATGTAATTTTGCTATTACAGTATAGTCAACCTTTTCTTAAGGGTAACAAAGCCTTCTTATTACAGTAGTTTTGTCTTGAAGTGGCTCAGACATTAGTCTGGTTATCATACAAGACAAAACTAATTAGAAATTAGCATCCTATTACCCAGAGTGACACTTATGCGTCTGCTTTTTGCAGATCGAAAGGAAGAGTCGGTACGACCGCCCGCTTTAGATCCTTCAGCGACACCTTCACACAATCGTTCCAAGAAAAGAGTCCATTTTTCTCATGGTGCTGAAGAAGCAAGGCGGCTTCGTCTTGCATCCAAGAGTGGTGTACCGGCTATGGTTATTTTTGCGAATTGTTAATAGCGCagattatatatattgtctttttataAGATGGCAGTTTTTTAAGGAACTCTCTTTTTTGAAGgtgttatacatttatatgtgtatagtcAATATAAGATGGAATTAAACCATTGTTTGTGCTCCTTCGTCAAAGTACATTGCGTGCTACCATGAGTTTTCTCGATTGAtcgtggtgattttttttttcctacttttgcACTTTTGATGAAGGGATTGCTAGAAAAAGCACAAAGTGATAAGGTTCAGTTTGTTTCACCCACTTCTATTTGATGTTGCAGCTTGGATAAAGgtcttactttttttcttttttttttcctaatttgtagACTGCGTCACAGATTGAAAATTGAATCGGAAACATAACATTGAGAAAAGAAGCTGAAGGAAAAAAATAGATCATATGTAACATATCTAAGTTATTGAAATCCTGCTCATGAAACACATTTTTTCCAGAAAGCCAATTAAAGGGATTGTATTTTCTGTTTAACTAGTGGCCTGTTCAGGTAAAGTTTGAGTAAAAACCGTAGACTTCCCCTGGAGTAAGCGCGGCAGTTATTTTTATATGCAGCACTTTTCAAGAATGCATTATGAAAAGCCAGAAATCTGCATTGGATTGCTTTTTTATTATAGGCTGATAATTATTTGTATGATTAACTTCCAGAATGTTTTGTGAGGACTACTGCAGTCCGAATTTTTCAGTCTGAGCCTACTGCtctatattttattataatctAAGGATAAATAGTCTTGATTAAGTAATCATAC
Proteins encoded in this window:
- the Pi4KIIalpha gene encoding phosphatidylinositol 4-kinase type 2-alpha isoform X4 codes for the protein MHIGIKLYALGLGLNNPIMDDAEQSGEGIEDQNEHYLIDDDSWAEYGTWNNNVSTDDPHFTDLVRQAETAIENGIYPERIYQGSSGSYFVKNSNGKVISVYKPKDEEPYGRLNPKWTKWLHKVCCPCCFGRSCLVPNQGYLSEAGASLVDQKLQLNVVPKTRVVKLASETFNYTRIDREKSRAKKMVSERFPKVGRHFHRIGLPPKVGSFQVFVEGFKDADYWLRRFEAEPLGETTSRQFQLQFERLVILDYIIRNTDRGNDNWLIKYDKPELEDTGDGEDWSLVKPPEVKVAAIDNGLAFPFKHPDSWRAYPYHWAWLPWAKVPFSQETRDLVLPLLSDMNFVQELCDDMKNLFGTDKGFDRHIFERQMSVMRGQILNLTQALRDSKSPVQLVQMPAVIVERSKGRVGTTARFRSFSDTFTQSFQEKSPFFSWC